The DNA region CTAATTCTAACACCAAAACCATAATATAAAACAAACTTTTCTTCTGAAGGAAAAATATCAAACTTATGATATAAGTAATCACTGTGAATGGAGACCGAAGAATTTTTGCCTACAAAAGAATATGCTAAAGCAAGGTCAACTGCATTGATTTCATTTAACCAGTATTTTCCAATTAAGCCGGTTGGTTCACCAATTATTAAACCAATGCCCGTTCCTTTTTCTTGTCCAGTTATTTTAATCGAACATAGAATGAACAAGGATGAAAGAATAATAAAAACCTTTTTGCTCATAAATGTTTTGTGTGATTAAAAGAATTATTACCAATTAACAAAATTTATTTTAAACAAAAAAATAACTCAAAGAAAAAGTAAATAAAAAGTCTCTGATAAAATGTTAATAATTGTTAAATTTTGATTAGTCTTAAGTAAGTTTCTTTCTAAGCTTTAACATTAGGTGAGACATGGAAAATCAAACGAACATACAAGCTTTATTAAATGAATATTCATCGCAATTTGATTACACAAAGAAATATACATCAATTATTTTAGCTGCCGGTCACGGGAAAAGAATTAAATCACAGACATCTAAAATGTTGCATAAAATTTGGGGAAGAACAACAGTAGAAAGGGTGCTTTCAGCTTGTAAAAAGGGTTTGCCTGATTCAAATATTATTATAGTGGTTGGAATAAAAGCTGAAGATGTGATTAAAACATTAGGAAAAAATGAGTCTGTAATTTATGCTTACCAGGAAGAACAATTGGGAACTGGTCATGCTGTTCAAACTGCATTGGGGATTATAGATTCGACTAAATATAAAGGAACTATTTTTATTCTACCTGGCGATATGGGCTTAATTGAGTCTTCAACTATAGAAAATCTACGAAAAGAGTATGAAAACTCTAAAGCCGACATGATGGTTTTAACTGGAATTTTTCAAGGACCTGTTGAAGAAAATTATTATGGCAGAATAGTTCGAGCAAAGTCTGCTAAAAATAAAAAAGATAAAAGCTTGCAAAACGTACTGGAGATAATTGAGTATAAAGACATACTAAGCATGAAAGATAAGGAAAAACATGTTATTAGCTATAAAAATAGATTATACAGATATTCCAAAAAAGAATTATTGGAAATTCGAGAGTTCAATTCGGGCGTCTTTGTATTTGATTTTAAAAAGTTATCTAAACTTGTGTATAAACTCAATACGGCTAATGTTCAAAAGGAAATTTACTTGACGGATCTTATTTTGCTGTTTAATAAACAAGGTTATAGGGTTCAAGCTGTTTCTCCGAAGGACCAAACAGAAATATTAGGCTTTAACAATAAATCTGTTTTGAAAAAAATGAACGCTGTTGCGCGCAAAAGAGCTTATGAAAGAATCAAAGATCTAATTGTAATAGATGACCCTGATGATTTTTTTCTGGATGAAGAAATTTTAACACAAATTGAAATGATGGATTCTAACGGAATTCCGCTTGATATTCAAATTGGACAAGGTGTTTACGTGGCTAAAGGAGCTAAGTTAAATTATAACCTAACTTTAATGAAAAATGTTTATATCGATGGAAATATTTCTTTCGGTAAAAATGTTGTAATCAAAGATAATGTTCAATTAACTTGTTTTTCTGGACAAACCATGGAAATTGGTAATAATGTTGAAATATTTAGCGGTGATATTATTAAAGGGAATGTGAAAATTGGCGATGATGTTAAGATAGAATCTGGCGTTAGAATAACAGGGAGCGATGAATATCCAACATTAATAGGAAAAAACGTGATTATAAAAGGTGTTACTTATATTTTCGGCTCAGAAATAGAAGAGAATTTTTTTGTTGAACATTGTGTGCTTGTAAGAAAAGTTTTATCAAAACCGCCAAATTTTAACGGCAACATATTTACGGTGAGGTATTATTTACCCGAAGCAGAAGGTATTGAAGCAATAAAAAATAAACAAACACCTTAGAAAAAGTTTTTCTCCTAAGGTGTTTTTAGAAAAAAAATTATGCTTCTTTGGTAGCTGAAAGAGTATTAACATATTTAGTTAATGCTGCCTTCTTGCGAGCCGCATTGTTTTTATGTAGTCTGCCCTTAGAAACAGTTTTATCAAGAAAAGACACAGCTTCTTTTAATGCGATTTCAGCTTGCTGTTTATCTTTAGTAGAATAAACCTTTTTGATTAACGTTTTTGCTTTTGAAAGCGAAGCTTTGTTCCTTTTTCTCCTTATTTCACTCGCTCTTGCTCTTTTTAAAGCGGATTTGTGTTGAGCCATTTTTCCCTTTTGTTTGTTATTTTTGGGGTGTAAATATAACTATTATACTATCTATAAATCAAACTTTAAGCATAGACTAAAAGATTGGCTGTTAATGAATATCCTAATTTATAGCTTATATTGCTGAACAAATAAAAAAGGATGTAATGTGAACGGCATACTAAAAGTAAATGAAATATTTTTTTCGGTTCAAGGCGAAAGTTCGTTGGCTGGATTGCCCTGCGTTTTCGTGAGGCTCACTTACTGTAATTTAAGATGTTCTTACTGTGATACTGAGTATGCATTTTATGAAGGTGTTGATATGAGCATTGATTCCATCATAGAAAAAGTGAAAGAGTATAATTGCAAGTTAGTGGAAGTTACAGGCGGAGAGCCTTTATTTCAAAAAGAGTCATTGAAGCTTATGGAGAAACTATGCGATAATAGTTTTTTAGTGATGCTGGAAACTGGCGGTAGCCTGCCTATTAAAGATGTAGATAAAAGGGTCAAAATTGTAATGGACTTAAAAACGCCTTCAAGTAAGATGATGAAAAAAAACTTATATGAGAACATTAACTACCTTAAGCCCACTGATGAAATAAAATTTGTTATCGGCAACCGCGAAGATTATGAATGGTCAAAATCAATTATTGAAAAATATAACTTGAATGATAAATTAACTGTTCTCTTTTCTACTGTTTTTGGGGAACTACAACCCCTTACTTTAGTGAACTGGATTTTAGAAGATAAGTTAAATGTCCGATTTCAACTGCAGATGCATAAATATATTTGGGAACCTTCTACAAAGGGTGTATGATGAAAATTGCTAAAGAATTTAGATGGGAAATGGGTCATAGACTTCCTTATCACAATGGTAAGTGTAAAAACCTGCACGGTCACTCATATAAAATGATTCTTGAGTTTGAAGGACAGGTAAATCAAGACGGTATGGTAATTGACTACTTCGATGTAAAATCTTTAATTAATCCTATTGTTGATGAGCTTGATCATTCAGTTCTTGTTTATGAGAAAGATTACGAGCTAATTGAATCATTAAAAAAATTAAACTCCCGCTTTGTGATTGTAAATTATCACACAACTGCAGAAAATATTTGCAAGTATTTTTTGGAAAGAATTAAGAATATTGATCTGCCTCGAAATATTTTTTCGATACGAGTTAGAATTTATGAAACAGAAAATTCTTATGCGGAAGACTTTATCCAATTAAATAACTAAAAGTAAGAAAGAGCATGCTGAATTTTATTGTTTAATTGCTCTTATTTTTTTTAATTCATCTACAATTAAGGGCAGCACTTTCCCGGCTTCTCCTAAAATAGAATAATTTGCATAATATGAAAATTCAGTATGCTCAATGTTAATTTCAACCATATATGCGCCGCTTTGCTTTGCCGATAACGGGATAAACGCTGCTGGATAGACGACTGCCGAAGTGCCAACTACAAAACAAATATCACACGCTTGTGCTGCTTTCTCGCTTTGAGTATATTGATCTTCTGGCAGCATCTCACCAAACCAAACTACATCAGGTCTAATTAAGCCGCCGCATTTTTTACATTTGGGCACTCCTTCGGTAATTTCAAGCTCGGGCGTGTTATAAAATGTACCGCAGTCAATGCAATAGTTTCGTTCTATGTTACCGTGTAATTCAAATATTTTTTTGCTGCCAGCTCTTCTATGTAAGTTATCTATGTTTTGAGTGATTACAACAACATCATCAAAGTAATCTTGAAAATCGGCAATAGCAAAATGACCGGCATTGGGTTTGGATTCGTGTATTATTTTTTTTCGATGTTGGTACCATTCCCACACCATATCCGGATTTTTCAAAAACGCATTGAAATTTGCAAGTTCTTCTGGTTTTAGTTTATTCCATATACCATCTTTACCTCTAAAGGTTGGGATACCGCTTTCGGCAGAAATTCCTGCCCCAGTAAAAAAAACTATCTTCTTTGCAATATTAAGTCTTTCTAAAAATTCTTTTTTGAATTCCATAGCGAAAAGCCAAAAAAATTGCCTTAGTTTTATATAACTATAAATTTTTCATAAGCATTTGCAGTTTATGCTTTTACTCATTTTTCCATTTATTTAGTAGCGACTTAGCTTCTTCTAATTTCTTTGGGTCTTCTTGATTTTTGATTGGTAGAGTTAATGCTTTGTTTAACATTGCCTTTGCTTCTTTGTATTTGTCCTCTCTGCCCAAAGAAACAGCATAGTCAACATAGAACATTATATATTCGGGATAAAGTTCTATTGCTTTTTTGTATTCTTTAAGAGCTACTTCATTATCAGCCCAGCCAAGACCAATAATTGAACGAGCAGGTTTCCATTTTTCACTTGCTTTTGCATGAGTTCTTGCTAACACATAATGGGCAATTGCTTGAACAAAGTTTCCGCCATTGCCAAGTTGAATAGCTTTTAAGCAATCATCTCTAACTGAATTTACGACTCCTGCAACTGAGAAAACCCCTTTAAAAAGAGCAATTCTGCCATTAGCTATTGCACGACGAACATAACTATTAGCTTTATCCGGACCAAGTTTTACGGCTTTTTCAGCATAATCCAGCGCTTTTTGATAGACGGCTAATTGAGCGTTTTCTTCTTCGCTTGTTTTGTTCGGCATTTTTTCGGCAATATCAACGTATGCTTTACTTATACGCCAGGTTACTTCCCAATTATCGGGATAAAGTTTTTCAGCTTTTTGAAAAACTGCAAGTGCTTTTTCATTTTCAAATTTGTCGGCAAATTGGTCGCCTTCGCTTAGTAATTCATCTAATGATTGTGCGCAAATGATGCTTGCTATAACTAATGAACTAATGATTAGCTGCAATAAAAATAATTTTGTTTTCATGTTTCCCTTCTGTTTTGTTGTTAAATTTATTATTAAAAAATCAATTAACTCTGATTATTTTTGGGAATAAACAATGAGGTTTCGGCAAGAGGAAGATATTTAGTCCAACTTACATCTTTATTTTTTTCTGCAGCTATAGCAAGTTTATATGCATTTGTCTTTGCACTTAGTTCATCAGCTTGGTAAAGTGTAATTGCTTCAAGTGTGCGAGGCTCTACAGGAGATGCAAATTCTAATTTGCCTTGATGGCTTAAAATTAAATGTAAAATTTGCTCTTTTAGCTCTTCAGGAAAATCATTTATCCGGTCAATCGCTTGTTGAACTTCTAATGCGGCTATCACAATGTGTCCTAATAATTTACCTTTATCAGTATAATCAAAAAAAGTTTGATATGTTAACTCTTCTATTTTGCCTAAATCGTGAAGCAAAGCACCACTGATTAACAAGTCTCTATTTAATTCTTTGTGAAAAGTGCACATAAGCTCGCATATTTTAGCAATCTCTATGGTATGTTCAAGTAATCCATGAATGTAAGCATGGTGCCATCCTTTACCAGCCGGTGCAGTTTGAAATTTTTCAAGAGTTTTTCCGCTGAAAACAGTAACTAACAACTTATTTAAGAAAGGATTTTTTACTGACTCAATAAAGCTATTTAGTTCATTAATCATTTCTTCCAATTTTCTATTGGACTTTGCCAAAAAGAATTCGAACGAAATACCATCGCTTTCAACAGCAGGTCTTATTTTTTCTATTTTTATTTGAGGGTTCCCGTTAAATTCTTCCATTTTACCAGCAATTTTAACAATCGAATTAGGCATAATTTGAGAATACGTTTCTTCAGCACGCTCCCAAAGTTTAGCTGAAATTGATCCCGTTTTATCTCTCAATTCCAAATTTAAATACGGATTACCACCCTTAGTAGTTTTTAGTTCAATTTTATCCACTACTAAAAAAAGAATAATTTCCTCGCCAGGCTTTATTTCATTCAAATTTTTTTGCTTGTTCATTCTATTTTATCAGCTGATTTATTTAGTTATAAATTATATGTATTTAATCACACTATCGTAGGGCAATGTTACTCTTATTGATCTATTCATCATTTCAATTGAAACGGAGAGGATTTGTTGGTTGTGGGAATTAAGAATCACTACTCCACTTACCCCTTGAAATGGGCCAGCTACTACTTTTACTTTGCTCCCTTTCTCAATTCTATTTACCACTACAATATCGTTAGTTTCACTTAGCATTTTTTTTATATTTTCAATTTCTGTCTGATGTATTATTGCTGGTTTGCCTTCAAACATTACACTTTTTACTATTGATGGCTGTTCTAACGAAATTAATCTTTCTTTTTCGGTTGAGTATATAAAAATATATCCTCTAAAAATTGGTTCGATTATTTTTTTCTTTCTATCGCTCCATTGTTTTATTTTCTTAATTGTGGGCAGATAGTGTTCAATTTTATGTTGTTCTAACTGCGCTGCAGCTTTAAATTCTTGACGCGGTTTTGTGTACAATACAAACCAATTTTTATTTTCGTGATTCATAAATTATTAAAAAGGCAATTATTAATAGCATCAACAAGTTGTTTTTCGTCTACTGGTTTGGTAATTATTTTTTGTACTCCCAGCCTTTCGTATTTACGTCTGGTTTCTTCAGTTAATGTATTAGCAGTTACGATAAAGGAGATATTGTAGTTTGCTTCCTTGTTATGAACTGCTTCAATTAGTTGTATGCCATTCATTAATTTCATATCGTGTTCGG from Melioribacteraceae bacterium 4301-Me includes:
- a CDS encoding NAD-dependent deacetylase, yielding MEFKKEFLERLNIAKKIVFFTGAGISAESGIPTFRGKDGIWNKLKPEELANFNAFLKNPDMVWEWYQHRKKIIHESKPNAGHFAIADFQDYFDDVVVITQNIDNLHRRAGSKKIFELHGNIERNYCIDCGTFYNTPELEITEGVPKCKKCGGLIRPDVVWFGEMLPEDQYTQSEKAAQACDICFVVGTSAVVYPAAFIPLSAKQSGAYMVEINIEHTEFSYYANYSILGEAGKVLPLIVDELKKIRAIKQ
- a CDS encoding NTP transferase domain-containing protein translates to MENQTNIQALLNEYSSQFDYTKKYTSIILAAGHGKRIKSQTSKMLHKIWGRTTVERVLSACKKGLPDSNIIIVVGIKAEDVIKTLGKNESVIYAYQEEQLGTGHAVQTALGIIDSTKYKGTIFILPGDMGLIESSTIENLRKEYENSKADMMVLTGIFQGPVEENYYGRIVRAKSAKNKKDKSLQNVLEIIEYKDILSMKDKEKHVISYKNRLYRYSKKELLEIREFNSGVFVFDFKKLSKLVYKLNTANVQKEIYLTDLILLFNKQGYRVQAVSPKDQTEILGFNNKSVLKKMNAVARKRAYERIKDLIVIDDPDDFFLDEEILTQIEMMDSNGIPLDIQIGQGVYVAKGAKLNYNLTLMKNVYIDGNISFGKNVVIKDNVQLTCFSGQTMEIGNNVEIFSGDIIKGNVKIGDDVKIESGVRITGSDEYPTLIGKNVIIKGVTYIFGSEIEENFFVEHCVLVRKVLSKPPNFNGNIFTVRYYLPEAEGIEAIKNKQTP
- a CDS encoding tetratricopeptide repeat protein produces the protein MKTKLFLLQLIISSLVIASIICAQSLDELLSEGDQFADKFENEKALAVFQKAEKLYPDNWEVTWRISKAYVDIAEKMPNKTSEEENAQLAVYQKALDYAEKAVKLGPDKANSYVRRAIANGRIALFKGVFSVAGVVNSVRDDCLKAIQLGNGGNFVQAIAHYVLARTHAKASEKWKPARSIIGLGWADNEVALKEYKKAIELYPEYIMFYVDYAVSLGREDKYKEAKAMLNKALTLPIKNQEDPKKLEEAKSLLNKWKNE
- a CDS encoding UpxY family transcription antiterminator, coding for MNHENKNWFVLYTKPRQEFKAAAQLEQHKIEHYLPTIKKIKQWSDRKKKIIEPIFRGYIFIYSTEKERLISLEQPSIVKSVMFEGKPAIIHQTEIENIKKMLSETNDIVVVNRIEKGSKVKVVAGPFQGVSGVVILNSHNQQILSVSIEMMNRSIRVTLPYDSVIKYI
- a CDS encoding 6-pyruvoyl tetrahydropterin synthase family protein yields the protein MMKIAKEFRWEMGHRLPYHNGKCKNLHGHSYKMILEFEGQVNQDGMVIDYFDVKSLINPIVDELDHSVLVYEKDYELIESLKKLNSRFVIVNYHTTAENICKYFLERIKNIDLPRNIFSIRVRIYETENSYAEDFIQLNN
- a CDS encoding 3'-5' exoribonuclease YhaM family protein — translated: MNKQKNLNEIKPGEEIILFLVVDKIELKTTKGGNPYLNLELRDKTGSISAKLWERAEETYSQIMPNSIVKIAGKMEEFNGNPQIKIEKIRPAVESDGISFEFFLAKSNRKLEEMINELNSFIESVKNPFLNKLLVTVFSGKTLEKFQTAPAGKGWHHAYIHGLLEHTIEIAKICELMCTFHKELNRDLLISGALLHDLGKIEELTYQTFFDYTDKGKLLGHIVIAALEVQQAIDRINDFPEELKEQILHLILSHQGKLEFASPVEPRTLEAITLYQADELSAKTNAYKLAIAAEKNKDVSWTKYLPLAETSLFIPKNNQS
- the rpsT gene encoding 30S ribosomal protein S20, yielding MAQHKSALKRARASEIRRKRNKASLSKAKTLIKKVYSTKDKQQAEIALKEAVSFLDKTVSKGRLHKNNAARKKAALTKYVNTLSATKEA
- the queE gene encoding 7-carboxy-7-deazaguanine synthase QueE, which gives rise to MNGILKVNEIFFSVQGESSLAGLPCVFVRLTYCNLRCSYCDTEYAFYEGVDMSIDSIIEKVKEYNCKLVEVTGGEPLFQKESLKLMEKLCDNSFLVMLETGGSLPIKDVDKRVKIVMDLKTPSSKMMKKNLYENINYLKPTDEIKFVIGNREDYEWSKSIIEKYNLNDKLTVLFSTVFGELQPLTLVNWILEDKLNVRFQLQMHKYIWEPSTKGV